In the Quercus lobata isolate SW786 chromosome 5, ValleyOak3.0 Primary Assembly, whole genome shotgun sequence genome, one interval contains:
- the LOC115989380 gene encoding uncharacterized protein LOC115989380 has product MEKELLYMLFTIVGGLFFIKKRKIMQIFPESVTKLWNEWELRVMVIFSLIFQILLILMGKSRKYSAAIWIRIILWIAYLSADWVATVSLGVLSNKSGDLKGHSAEADYVISAFWAPFLLLHLGGPDTITAYSLEDNELWLRHLLGFAVQVGVAFYVFLRAWISSTLNFLAIPIFIAGIIKFGERVWILRYTSSEHFIDSMLPNPDPGPNYARYMEEYSSKKAEGFKISSGTVIAARTEANNSDTTARDDTNTEAFILEKALYFFQIFMLLCVDLILSFHDVLNSQSFFQNISCDEAFKVIEVELGFMYDVFYTKAVVVYSFVYGFLTRFSLCCISLRCISFFSIISAFVAFLITEKQAYSTVDVIITYVLLVGAIVLELYAVFLLLCSDWTLIWLSKHENRVGKFLYRAISLIPLTKKRRWSNTMAQYGLIRFCLKDKPAKRSFIPRGLCIYKLLEKHLYKYSVNVPSELKKLIFELSLEKSKRASNFKAFKELCACRGVQVLKQENGLDQISKEKSKILEESVEVEFDQSILLWHIATDLCYHFDQGENSNSTNGTNRTASKLLSDYMLYLLVMCPFMLPNGIGLIRFRDTCAEAIEFFKERKSISNVKKACTTLLKVSTEIPPSEVKGDRSKSVLFDACRLAKCLQSLVTEEQWENDKKWELISHVWVEMLSYAASQCRWNLHGQQLRRGGELLTHVWLLLAHLGITEQFQISQGYARAKLIVQ; this is encoded by the exons ATGGAAAAAGAGCTCTTATATATGCTATTTACAA TTGTTGGTGGTTTGTTCTTCATAAAGAAGAGGAAGATAATGCAGATTTTTCCAGAAAGTGTGACAAAACTTTGGAATGAGTGGGAACTCCGTGTTATGGTTATATTTAGCCTAATTTTTCAAATCTTGCTAATCCTGATGGGAAAAAGTAGAAAGTATTCAGCTGCAATCTGGATCAGAATCATACTATGGATCGCCTACTTGTCCGCAGATTGGGTGGCAACAGTCTCACTGGGTGTACTTTCAAACAAATCAGGAGATTTGAAAGGTCACTCTGCGGAGGCAGATTATGTAATATCGGCGTTTTGGGCTCCATTTCTTCTCCTGCACCTTGGTGGTCCAGACACCATTACTGCCTACTCCTTGGAAGACAACGAGTTATGGCTTAGGCACTTGCTTGGGTTTGCTGTCCAAGTGGGAGTGGCTTTCTATGTTTTTCTTAGAGCTTGGATAAGTAGTACTCTTAACTTTCTGGCGATTCCGATTTTTATCGCTGGGATTATCAAGTTTGGAGAGAGGGTTTGGATTCTGAGGTATACAAGCAGTGAGCATTTTATAGACTCGATGCTTCCAAATCCTGATCCTGGACCCAATTATGCTAGATACATGGAGGAATACTCTTCAAAGAAAGCTGAGGGGTTCAAGATTTCATCAGGGACGGTCATTGCAGCTCGCACAGAAGCGAATAATTCTGATACTACTGCAAGGGATGATACCAATACAGAGGCATTCATTTTAGAGAAGGCTTTGTACTTCTTTCAGATTTTCATGCTATTATGTGTGGATCTTATCCTTAGCTTCCATGATGTCTTGAACAGCCAATCCTTCTTTCAGAACATATCTTGTGATGAAGCTTTCAAAGTGATTGAGGTTGAGCTAGGATTCATGTATGATGTGTTCTATACAAAGGCAGTTGTGGTTTATTCTTTTGTGTATGGCTTTCTCACTCGTTTCAGTCTCTGTTGTATCAGTCTCCGATGCATCAGTTTCTTTTCAATCATTTCTGCATTTGTGGCCTTCTTGATTACTGAAAAGCAGGCATACTCAACAGTGGATGTGATTATTACTTATGTATTATTAGTTGGAGCTATCGTCCTAGAGCTTTATGCAGTATTTTTACTTCTATGCTCAGACTGGACATTGATATGGTTGAGTAAGCATGAGAATAGGGTGGGAAAATTCTTGTATCGAGCCATTTCATTAATTCCATTGACCAAAAAGCGGAGATGGTCTAATACCATGGCACAGTACGGCCTAATAAGATTTTGCCTCAAAGATAAGCCAGCAAAGCGCAGTTTTATTCCGAGGGGGTTGtgcatttataaattattggaGAAGCATCTATACAAGTATTCAGTGAATGTTCCTTCAGAACTGAAGAAGCTGATCTTTGAGCTGTCCCTAGAGAAATCAAAGAGGGCCTCAAATTTCAAGGCTTTCAAAGAATTATGTGCTTGTAGGGGCGTTCAGGTGCTTAAACAAGAAAATGGTCTTGATCaaataagcaaagaaaaaagtaaaatactcGAAGAAAGTGTTGAGGTAGAATTTGATCAAAGCATTCTTCTATGGCATATTGCAACTGATCTTTGTTACCACTTTGATCAAGGCGAGAATTCAAACTCTACCAATGGAACAAATCGTACAGCTAGCAAGTTGTTGTCGGACTATATGTTGTATCTTTTAGTTATGTGTCCCTTCATGCTGCCAAATGGAATTGGACTGATCAGGTTTAGAGACACATGTGCTGAAGCAAttgaatttttcaaagaaagaaaatccaTATCAAATGTGAAGAAAGCATGCACAACGTTACTCAAAGTGAGTACTGAGATTCCTCCGTCGGAAGTGAAAGGAGACAGAAGCAAGTCAGTGCTATTTGATGCTTGTCGGCTCGCTAAATGTTTGCAATCTTTGGTAACAGAGGAACAATGGGAGAATGACAAGAAGTGGGAGTTGATAAGTCATGTGTGGGTGGAAATGCTATCATATGCTGCAAGTCAGTGTCGATGGAATCTTCATGGTCAGCAGCTTAGGCGAGGAGGAGAGTTGCTCACTCATGTCTGGCTTCTCCTCGCACATCTCGGTATTACTGAACAGTTCCAAATTTCACAGGGCTATGCAAGGGCTAAATTGATTGTGCAGTGA